The segment TTTTTACAGGATTTTCTCTCCACTCAATCAACTACTGGCTTTATTGTCACTGATTTTGTTTTGGAAAGTCTCTCCGGCAATCCGGCTATATTTGGGAATTAGCCTGGTGCTCTATGTTTTAGTAGATGCTCTTACGTTCGCTTATTTCTATCCAAGAAATGACATCATGTTTAAGACAGCGCAACTGACAGACATCCCAACGCTGAAAAAAGCCTGGTCAGAATGGAATATGATGAATTGGGTGCGCTCCTTACTTTTACTCATAGGAGTAGTCTTTTCGTATTTGTCTTTGCATAAAATCTACATGCAAAAATAAAACCTTGAGTTTGACAAAAAAAGCGCCTCAAATAAGGGTGCTTTTTATTTTAATTCAACTGCTCCTGGAAAACTTCCAGCAAAAATTCGGGAGAAATTAATTTGGTTGGCGAATCTTGCATCGCTTTTAAAACACGTTTGATAGCATGTGGATTTAATCCCATATTGATGCCAATTTCGTGGATTTTGTTTTGTTCGCGTTCGTGTAAAACACCGTCACAATGCATCAGCAAAGCCAAACGGTAAAATTGTTGAATGCGCTCAAACTCCGATTTAATCACAATTGGATATTCTTCCTGATGAAAAAGACTTTTGAAATCACCTTTTTCCACCTGAAGTTCTTCGGCAATCATAGCCAAAAAAAGATATTCTCTTTCATGCAATCTTCCGTCAACGACAGAAAACGCAATCATTTCAGATAAAAGAGCCAATCTTTCTTTGTAATCGTTCATGCTTTTTAAAAATTTTTAGCTAAAATATAATTTTTTCTTTATGTTTCATCATTGGTTTTAAAAAATGGAGAAAGAATTATTTTTGTTACTTTTACCTCTTTAAACATCTAAGCTCATGAATACTTTTAAAATGGCGATTATTGGTTTGCTGTTGACTTCTGCAACTGCATTTTCGCAATACAATGATTATTACAATTATAACAGAATGGGGCGATCTAACAGAGATTACTCCACAACCTCATCACAACCCTCAGCTGAAGAAATTGAAAAAGCCAAAGCAAAAAAAATTGATCAAATTATTGCAAACTTAAAAACCGAGTTAACATTAGACGAACTTCAGACTATTGCTATAAAAAATGAAATTGCTTCAAGTATTAAGAATATAGATATTGTTTCCAAAAAAGAAATTTCCGATGAAGAAAAATCAAAAGAAATAAAAGCACTTACAGATAGAACAGAAGTTACAATCAACTCCTATTTAAACGCAGCACAAAAAGAAAAATATAAAGCTTTAATATCCGAAAGCAAGAGCGGTAAGAAAGGCAAAAAAGATAAAAAGACTCGAGGTACCCGAGCCAAAGGCGAACAGAGCGAAGCTAAAGACGAACAGAACGAAACTAAAGACAAAACGGTCGAAGAATAAATCTAACAATTACCATTTTGAAACAGTTTTTATCATTCCTCTTTTTATTTGTTCTTTGCAATGCAAATGCACAACAAAGCACAGCTAGTAAGCAAGTTTCTTCCTATACAATTGATGCACCTCAATTAAAAACTTCTAAAAAAATTTGGGTGTATTTGCCAAAAAACTACACCGCTTCCACCAAAAAATATCCCGTCATTTACATGCATGATGGTCAAAATTTGTTTGACACCAGCACTGCTCCGTATGGCGAATGGAATATTGACGAAACCTTAGACAGCATCAATGCTCAGGTAATTGTCATTGGGATTGAACATGGCGGCGATAAGCGAATAGAGGAATTGACGCCTTATAAAAATGCCAAATATGGTGGCGGTAAGGCCGATGATTATTTGGATTTTGTTGTCAAAACCCTGAAACCAAAAGTGGACTCCACCTACAGAACCAAGACTAATGCAAAAAGCACAGCGATTTTTGGAAGTTCGCTTGGCGGATTGGTTTCGTTTTATGCTGCCATAAAATATCCGGATGTATTCGGAAAAGTAGGTTGCTTCTCACCTTCTTTTTGGTTTGGCAGAAATGAAATGAATGATTTATTGGCAAAAACCAAAGACTTTCACACCAAAGTTTATTTCCTATGTGGCGATAACGAAGGCGATGATGATGTTATTCGTGATATGAAAAGGGTAGAACATTGGGTAAACACTAAGCGTTGCGAATGTAAAAAACTAAACAAAGAAGTAATCGTCAAAGGTGGACAGCACAACGAAAAAATGTGGCGTGAGAATTTTAAAAAGGCGTACCTTTGGCTGTTCTAAAAACTTAAAAAATGAATAACAACGATATCTTTAAAAAACTCCGTGTCGCCTTACAGCTTCGTGATGACCAAATTGTAGAAATCATGCAATTGGTAGATTTCAGAATTTCCGCTGCTGAATTGGGAGCTTTTTTTAGAAATGCTGATCATCCCAAATATATGGAATGCGGTGATCAGGTGTTGCGTAATTTCCTTAACGGATTAGTAATTCATTTGCGTGGCACGAAAGAAAGTCCAAAAAATGCTATGGATGTTATCAGACAGAATCAGGATGCCGTAAAGAAAAACATCACGGAAAAACCGAAAGTTGAATTTAAACCTAAGACAGAATTCAAGCCAAAAACAGATACTAAAAAGAAGCCATTCAATCCAAAGGATAAAAAACCTGCACAAAAAATTCAGGTGGTTGAAAAGGTTCAATACAAAAACGGGAAGAACAAAAAATAAAAAACACTTACTCTTTTACAAACTTACTGACATATTTATCTTCTCCTGAATAAGCTTCCATAATATAGATTCCCTTCGCTAAGTTTTCTACATTTATTGTATTGCTATTTTGAGTTTGAAGGATTATTTTTCCTGAAAGGTCAGTAATGCTAATTTTATCTAAACTGCAATCATTTTCTAGTTGTAATGTAAGTACAGTTGTAACAGGGTTTGGATAGACTGTAATTTTTGAATCAATATTGTTGTGTGTAACACCAAGTTGTTGTGTGATTTTGCGGATCCTTTCATTGCTCTGATCCCCTATATATATATTCCCCGCGGAATCAATTGCAACTCCTTCTGGAAAATGAAACTGGGCGGAAACTCCTGCACCATCTGCAAAACCCTGTGTAGAGCCCGCCAGAGTACTAACTACACCTGTCGGAGTAATTTTCCGGATTTTATTATTATAAGCATCTGCTACATACAAATTGCCTGCGGGATCAGTCGCTACTCCAAAAGGATAATAAAATTGAGCTGCTGACCCTGTTCCATCAGCAAAACCTACTGTAGAGCCCGCCAAAGTACTAACCATGCCTGCTGGGGTAATCTTTCGGATTTTATTGTTTTCACTATCTGCTACATATACATTGCCTGCGGCATCAATTGTCACTCCTCGAGGAGCATTAAACTTCGCTGCAGTTCCAGAACCATCTGCAAAACCATATGTAGCGCCTCCCGCCAAGGTACTCACTACACCCGTTGGGGTAATTTTTCGAATTCTGTGGTTAATCAGATCTGCTACATACACATTACCTGTGGCATCGGTTACCACTCCAGTAGGACTACAAAACTGAGCGGTAGCGCCCGAACCATTTAAAAAGCCACAAGTTCCCGAACCCGCCAGGGTACTAACCACACCCGCCGGAGTGATTTTTCGGATTTTGTTATTTTCAGTATCTGCTACATATACATTACCTGCGGTATCGGTCGCCACTCCAAAAGGATGATAAAACTGAGCGGAACCTCCTGCACCATCTGAAAAGCCTTGTGTAGAACCTGCCAAAGTACTTACGATACCCGCCGGGGTGATTTTCCGGATTTTGTTGTTCCAGCCATCCGCTACATACAGATTACCTCCAGCATCGACTGCCACTCCCAAAGGAGAAAAAAACTGAGCTGTGGCGACCGGGCCATCGGCAAAGCCCTGAGTAGAACCGGCTACAGTCGTTACCTGCTGAGCAGTACTCATAAATGTTGTGACAAAGGCACTTAATAAAAAAATGGCTTTTTTCATATTTTATTTTGAATGCTAAAAATATAAAAAAGGAAACTAAATCAAAGCAAAAAATCCTGAACTTTCATTCAGGATTTTTTTTATGCTAGTCTTTGTCTTTTCTGTTCTCTTGCCAATAAAGTATTTTTCAAAAGCATTGCGATTGTCATCGGTCCAACTCCACCGGGAACAGGTGTTATATAAGATGCTTTTTTGGAAACCGCATCAAAGTCAACATCACCGGTAATTCTATAACCTCTTGCATCATTTTCATCAGCAACACGTGTAATCCCAACGTCAATTACGACTGCATCGTCCTTGATCATTTCGGCTTTCAGATAATTGGGAACACCAAGAGCTGTGATAATAATATCCGCTTGTGTTGTGATTTGGGCAATGTTCTTAGTATAACTGTGCGTAAGTGTTACGGTTGAATTTCCTGGAAAACCTTTTCTTCCCATCAGGATGCTCATTGGTCTTCCCACTATGTGGCTTCTTCCAATGACAACCGTGTGTTTTCCTTTGGTTTCGACATTGTATCGTTCTAGCAATTCCAGAATTCCAAATGGTGTTGCCGGAATAAAAGTGGTCATATCCAAAGCCATTTTTCCGAAATTCTCCGGATGAAATCCATCGACATCTTTACTTGGATCGATTGCCATTAATATTTTTTGGGTGTCAATTTGTTCCGGTAAGGGCAACTGAACAATAAAGCCGTCAATGCTGTCATCGTCATTGAGTTCAGCAATTTTCTTAAGCAATTCCGTTTCCGAAGTGGTGCTTGGCATTTTGACTAAAGTCGATTCAAATCCAACTAATTCACAGGCTTTGACTTTGCTTCCAACATAGGTTAAACTAGCACCATCATTTCCGACAATAACTGCCGCCAAATGTGGCACTTTTTCTCCGTTAGCTTTCATTTTGTTAACCTCAGCCGTGATTTCGGTTTTGATGTCGTTAGAGATTTTTTTTCCGTCTAATAATTTCATTTGTTGTGTTGTTTATATAAATAAAAAAGACGCGAAATATCGCGTCTCTACATATTATCTCATTCCACCCATCATCTTCATCAGGTTCTTACCGCCGCCGCCTTGCATCATCTTCATCATTTTGCTCATTTGGTCGAATTGCTTCATCAGCTGATTAACTTCTTCTATTTTTCTTCCGGAACCTTTTGCGATTCTGGTTTTTCTTTTCATATCGATGATTGCAGGCTTGCTTCTTTCTTTTGGTGTCATCGAGTGAATAATCGCTTCAATATGCTTGAATGCGTCATCTTCAATTTCAACATCTTTCAATGCTTTTCCGGCTCCGGGAATCATTCCGACAAGGTCTTTCATGTTACCCATCTTTTTCACTTGTTGGATTTGGGCTAGGAAATCATCAAAACCAAATTCGTTTTTGGCTATTTTCTTTTGGATTTTTCTCGCTTCTTCTTCATCATATTGCTCCTGTGCTCTTTCTACCAAAGAAACTACGTCACCCATTCCGAGAATTCTCTCCGCCATACGCGATGGATAGAACACATCGATAGCTTCCATTTTTTCTCCGGTTCCAATAAATTTGATTGGTTTATCTACAACCGATTTAATAGAAATGGCAGCTCCACCACGAGTATCACCATCTAATTTGGTTAAAATTACTCCGTCAAAATTTAATCTGTCGTTAAAAGCTTTTGCCGTATTTACCGCATCTTGTCCGGTCATTGCGTCAACAACAAACAAAGTTTCCTGTGGTTTTACAGCAGCATGAACATTGGCAATCTCGGTCATCATCTCCTCATCAACTGCCAAACGACCAGCGGTATCGATAATTACAACATTAAAGCCATTCGATTTGGCATACGCAATCGCTTTAAGCGAAATGTCAACCGGATTTTTATTTTCCGGTTCAGCGTAAACTTCAACGCCAACCTGACCTCCAACAACCTGTAACTGATTAATCGCCGCAGGACGATAGATATCACAAGCTACTAAAAGCGGTTTTTTATTCTTTTTGGTCTTAAGATAATTGGCTAATTTTCCTGAGAAAGTTGTTTTCCCTGAACCTTGCAAACCCGACATTAAAATTACGGTTGGATTTCCGGAAAGGTTGATTCCTGTAGCATCACCACCCATTAATTCGGTTAATTCGTCTTTTACGATTTTAACCAATAATTGTCCCGGTTGCAATGTCGTTAATACATTTTCACCGATTGCTTTTTCTTTAACTCTTGTGGTAAAATCTTTGGCGATTTTAAAATTAACATCGGCGTCAAGTAAAGCACGACGGACTTCTTTCAAAGTTTCGGCTACATTGACTTCGGTAATTTTTCCATGTCCTTTTAAGATATGGAAAGCTTTATCTAATTTATCACTTAAATTATTGAACATAGATGACTTTGCTTTTAATGAAGTGCAAATTTAAGGATTTGATTTAGAAATTCTATGATAGAATAAATAAAAAAACCATCTCGTTTTAGATTGAGATGGTTTTCAAATACTATTAATTCTTTTTCATGTTTACATTAGTTCTTGGTAAAGACCAAAATATCTGTCCCACCATTTCCACCGCTTACATCTATTAGAGATATTGTAGTAGCAGTATGGCTAACTACATCCCAATCATCAGTCAAATCTGCAAAGTCAACCGGAGTTGTAAACCCAATATTAAAATCTAAATCACTGCTTGGATTATCATCATTGCTATCGTCTGAAGTTACAGACCAAGTTCCGGTATAAGTGTTGGTTCCGTTTGTGGCAGTCAAAACACCTCCTGAAGCAAACGTGAAATTATATCCTGTAAAATGATTGGTTTCATCATTTCCTGAATCTACATAACTGGTAACTCTCCAGGTACCGCTTGTAGCAGTATTGATTACCGGTGTTGGATCTCCTCCAGAAGATGAATTATCGTCATCTGAGCTACACATCGAAGCAACGTTTAGCATAAATAGGGAAAAAAGGGCTGGGATTAAAATTAACTTTTTCATGTTTTTTTTGTTATAGGTTTATAAAATTTTGTTTTGAGTGCGCCTCTTTTATTGAAACAAAAAGCAAAAAAAATACCCTACTTAGAAATGCAAAATTTCTGTCTTAGGTTTGATAAAAAGTGAAATGAAAAAACCAGCACTATGGCTGGTTCTAAGTATTTGCAAAAAGTTATTTCTAGCTTACAGTTTAATTTAGTTCTTAGTAAAATTCAAATAATGATTGTCACTTCCTCCACCGCTTTCCTCTCTTAATCTCATAGAAGTAGCCGTAAACTCAAGTACTTTCCAGCCTTCTTCCATTTCCTCTAAAGCTGAGCCATCATAATGTAAATCAAGTCTTTGATATCCATTTTCATCATTTATATCCCAATCTCCATTAATAGTAATGCTGTTTTTTATCGCAGTACAAGTTCCGTTTGGATTAAAGTTAAAATTATAGCCGTTGTAATAATTCGTTTGGTCATGACCATCTCCGTAGTAATAGGAAACATACCACGAACCAGTTGTCAAAACATCTGATAAGACAAGAGTTCCTGAACTCGTAGTATCACAATCATTAATAACATTTTCTATGGCGGACTCAAGTTGTGAATTAGTCGTAATGGCAATATTATCACCGCTTGAATTGGTTAACGTTATCGGAAACACAAATCCAACTATTTCGCCATCAGTCAAATTATTTACAAAAGTATATAGCTGATTATCGTTTTGCAAAGTGACTGAACTTGCTACCTGATCGTTAGAATTGTAAATATTGATAGAAATAGGATAATTAAAATTGATACAGAAAATGTCACGATAAGGGCTATCATCTCCATATCCTGCGATGATACTTTCAAATTCTGCTTCTGTCGCTACATCATGCTCGTAATAATTTGGATAAACCATGGTAATAGGAAAACCAAAGTGAACTATATCATCATCCGTAGCGCTTTGGTTTTTTATATCCTGAACCGCTTGGAAATCGGACTCAGAAACTACATAAACGTATTGACTGTTAACTGTAACGTGTGCCGGCAATTTTATACTACAATTGCTTGTCCCATCTAAAACATTATCGGCAGTAGTTTCATATTGAGACACTCTACTTATAAGCGAAGATATTGGTGATGATTTGGCAAAACTGTTTTGAGTGTTAAGCGTTATCGTTTCTGATTCGTCCTGACACGAAAAAAACGTTAACACAAAAAAATATAGCAACAATAAATAACTCTTTTTCATGGTATCATAAGCACTTTTGACGTAATTAAAACAAAGTTGCAATAAAAAACCCTACTTAGGAAAAAAAAATTAAATTTAAACTCTCGAAAAATTCAAAAAAGTAAATGGAAGAAAACAATTCTGATGGCATCTGTGAAGAATTAATTTTTTCAGGTTTTTTTAAAGCTAACGTAAAATCATTACGGAATTACTTGTATTTCAAATTTGGAAACGAGGAAAAAGCTAATGATGTTACGCAAGATTCCTTTATAAAGCTATGGGAAAACTGCAAAAAAGTACCTTTAGAAAAAGCCAAATCTTATTTATATACTATTGCCAATAATGCTTCATTAAATGAAATAGCACATCAAAAAGTAGTTTTAAAATATGCCCAAAATAATGCAGGCAATGATAAAACTAATCTGAATCCGGAGTTTTTGATAGAAGAAGAACAATTCAAACAAAAACTGGAAAAAGCAATAGAAAAACTAACCGAAGGGCAAAGAACTGCTTTTCTTTTACACCGAATAGAAGGGAAAAAATATCACGAAATTGCAATTATGCTTGACATCAGCGTTAAAGCAGTTGAAAAAAGAATTCATGGCGCATTAGTTTCTCTACGAGCAGAAATCGAACAGATCAAGTAGGGTTTTTTAAAATTAAAATGTTTTTAAACAAATGAATGCAATGGAAGAAAAATACGAATTAGCAAAGTGGTTAGCCGGAGAGATGACTGAAAAGGAACTACAAGCTTTTCAAGAAACTCCTGAATATCAAACTTACGCCAAAATTGCGGTCTATTCGAGTCAATTGAAAGCTCCTGATTTTGATGCGGATTTGTTATATCAAAATACCATCAGACATAAAAAAGCAGCTCCAAAAGTTATTCCGTTCTATAAATCAAAATGGATGCGAATTGCTGCTATTTTTGTTGTATTTCTTGGTTTGTCTTTATTCTTTAGAACTACAATAACTTCCACAGAAATTGCTAAAAACGGTCAAAAAACAACTTTTTCTTTACCTGATAATTCCGAAATTGTTTTAAATAGCGGTTCCCAAATTCAATATAAAAAATGGAATTGGGACAACAACCGTAAACTGGATTTAGATGGAGAAGCTTATTTTAAAGTCGCACACGGAAAAAAATTTCAGGTCAATACAACTCTCGGAACTGTAACTGTTTTAGGAACACAATTCAACGTTAAAGCCAGAAAAAACCGCTTTGATGTGACTTGTTACGAAGGAAAAGTTAAAGTAAGTTACAACAGTAAAGACATAATTATAACGAAAGGAACAGCAGTAACTTTTGAAAACGACTATTTCGACAGAAAAAATATTACTGTCCAAAAACCAGAATGGACAGCCAATGAAATAGTTTTCAAAAAAGAAAATCTTCAAAGTATCGTTGATGAATTGGAAAGACAATACAGTTGTGAAATTGTTTTAAACAGTAGAGAAAACGCGCAACTTTTCACCGGAACATTACCGACTAATGATATTAAAACAGCTTTAGATGTTGTCTGCTCCATATTTCATTTAAAAATTTCTAAATTTGATAACACGAAAATTATTCTAGTGGATATTTAATGTTTGTCAAAAAAAAACTCTTTTCATTACTGCTTTTTTTTCTTTTTTTGTTTGCTCAAGCGCAACAAGAGAAGGAGCTTTTTTCTTTAAAAGTAATTTTAGATGAAATTAGTGCAAAGCACCATATCAAATTCAACTATATTGATGAAGAGTTAATCGTCTACCGAATAGCTCATCCAAAGGAAGACTTATCACTTTCTGAAAAAATTATCTATATCGAATCCAAAACCGGATTGAGAATCAAAAAAATCAGCGAAAATTATTATTCCGTTTACAATAATCAAAAGTTAGACAAACCGCTTTGTGGTTATTTGCTCGACGCCGAAATGGGACTTCCTATTGAAAATGCCATCATTAAAATTCTAAACAATAATATCAGTGTGTTTTCAGATGAAAAAGGCTATTTCGAATTACCGCTTATTTCTGCCAATGCAATTGAAATATCGCATTTAAGCTTTGAAAAAAAAATAATTACTCCAACAGAATTATATGTTTTGGGCTGTCCCAAAATAAAACTTGTTCCTATAGTTCAAAAATTAGATGAAGTAATTACGCAACGTTATTTGACAACGGGAATTTCTATAAAACAAGACGGGACACTTGAAATAAAACCACGCAAATTTGGAATCTTACCCGGATTAATTGAACCCGATGTTTTACAAACCATGCAACAAGTTCCCGGTATTATCAGTGTTGACGAAACCATTTCCAATATTAATGTTCGAGGCGGAACACATGATCAAAATCTTTTCCTATGGAATGGTATTCGAATGTTTCAAACAGGACATTTTTTTGGATTGATATCGGCTTTCAATCCTTCATTGGCGCAAACTATTACGATAGCCAAAAACGGAAGCTCGGCTTTTTTTGGCGAAAGCGTTTCAAGTATGGTTGATATTTCTTCCCGAACCAATACGATTGAAAAAACCAACAGCAGTTTTAGTACCAATCTTATCAGTGCTGAGATTTACACTAAATTAAAAGTTTCCAAAAATGCGAATCTTACGTTGTCCGTGAGGCGTTCGGTTACCGATTTTTTCAAAACTCCAACCTATCGAAATTACAGTAACAGAATCTTTCAAAACACCATTATCACTGATTTGAATACCAATGAAATTGTTGATTACAAAAGCAATGTCGAATTTTATTTTTACGATGTTACGACACAATTTCAGCAAAAAATCGGTCTCAAAAACGAATTGAATATAGATGTCATTGCTATAGAAAACACACTGCATTTTAATCAATCTACATCAGATTTGAACAAAAACAGCAATCTGGAACAGGAAAATTATGGTGGCACAATCCGATGGAAAACCAATTGGAATACAAAACACAGCACCGAATTTAAAGGCTATTTTTCGAACTATGATTTGAATTCGATTAACGAAACACTTGAAAGCAATCAGATTTTGGCCCAAAAAAATCTGGTTCTTGACATCGGATTTCAAGTTAGAAATTCGAATCTGATTTCAAATAAAATTACGCTTAATTCCGGTTATCAATTCAATGAAATAGGTGTTACCAATTTTGATGAAATTAATCTGCCATTATTCTCAAGAAAGATTAAAAATGTATTGTTGACGCACGTTGGTGTTGCAGAAGCTGTTTTTGAAACCGAAAGCAAAAAGACATTCCTGAAAGGCGGTTTGCGTGCTAATTATTTTGATAAATTCAGTTTCTTTCTTGTGGAACCGAGAATACAATTCAATCAGGCATTGACTTCTGCACTGCATTTGGAAATTTTAGGTGAGCAAAAAAGTCAAACCCTTTCTCAAATTATAGACTTACAACAGGACTTTTTGGGTGTAGAAAAACGAAGATGGACTTTGGCTAACAATTCTACAATTCCGATTCAGAAGAGCAATCAGATTTCTTTGGGTTTTAATTTTAAAAAAAATAATTGGCTAATAACTTTGGATAATTTTTACAAAAAAATCACCGGAATTACCAGTGGAAGTCAGGGTTTTCAGAACCAGTTTGAATTGGAAAAAGCAGCTGGCGATTATCAGGTCATCGGTTCAGAATTTTTGATACAAAAATCTTTTAATCAATTTTATACCTGGTTGAGTTATAGTTACAATGACAACAAATATAATTTTGACCAATTATCAAATACTTCTTTTCCTAACAATTATGATATTACACATGCCTTTTCCTGGGCAGGAATTTATGAATGGGAAAAATTGAAATTGGCTTTGGGAGCCAAATGGCATAGCGGAAAACCTATTACAACACCAACATCATTTACAGTATCAGATGCCAATCCGGAAATTATTTATAATGCACCTAATAATTCCAGATTGAAGGATTATTTCCAAGTTAATTTTTCGGCTTCAAGAGAATGGAAACTGAAAGACAATATGAGTTTGCAAACGGCTGTATCGGTACTGAATTTGCTCAATACCAAAAATAGCCTGAATCGTTTTTACAGAGTAAACACAACAGACAATTCGGTAGAAAGTGTTGATACTTATTCGCTTGAAATGACACCAAACTTTAATGTAAAGTTCAGTTTTTAACATAAAAAAAGGCTGGAAAATTCCAACCTTACTTTTTACATTCTTTCCGGAACTTCTATTCCGAGTAGCTTGAAAGCTGATTTTATCGTTTCAGCCACTTTTTGGGAAAGCTGCACTCTGAAAACTTTATTTGTCATATTTTCTTCTCCCAAAATAGAAACCGATTGATAAAACGAATTGTATTCTTTCACCAATTCATAAGTATAGTTGGCAACCAAAGCCGGCGAATGATTATTGGCTGCGTTTTGAATTACATCGGGAAAAAGTTCTATTTGTTTCAGCAATTCTTTTTCTTTTGGATGCAATTCCAATTCGGTAACTGCAAGACTCAAATCAAAATCTGCTTTTCTCAAAATGGACTGAATTCGGGCGTAAGTATATTGAATAAACGGACCAGTATTTCCGGCAAAATCAACTGATTCTTCAGGATTAAAAAGGATTTGTTTCTTAGGATCAACCTTCAAAATGTAATATTTCAAAGCACCAAGACCAATTGTTTTGAAAAGTTTCGCCTTTTCTTCTTCTGAATAACCTTCTAATTTTCCTAATTCCGTTGAAATTCTTCCGGCGGTTTCTGTCATTTCTATCATCAAATCATCGGCATCAACAACAGTTCCTTCACGGGATTTCATTTTCCCTGATGGCAATTCCACCATTCCGTATGACAAATGAAATAAGCTTTCAGCCCAGTCAAATCCGAGTTTTTTCAGAATTAGAAACAACACTTTAAAGTGATAATCCTGCTCATTTCCAACGGTGTAAACCATTCCGCCAACATCCGGAAAATCTTTTACTCGTTGAATTGCGGTTCCAATATCCTGAGTCATATAAACCGCTGTTCCATCAGAACGCAACACAATTTTTCGGTCTAAACCATCAGGTGTCAAATCAATCCAAACCGAACCATCAGCATCTTTTTCGAAAATGCCTTTTTCCAATCCGAATTGCACGACTTCTTTTCCTAATAGATATGTATTGCTTTCATAATAATAACTATCGAAATCGACTCCAAGATTTTTATAAGTTTGAGCAAAACCGTCGTAAACCCATTGGTTCATGGTTTTCCAAAGTTGGATAACTTCTGGTTTTCCTGCTTCCCAATCGAGTAGCATTTGTTGTGCTTCCTGAATAATTGGCGCTTGTTTTTTTGCTTCGTCTTCTGTTTTTCCCTGAGAAATTAATTCTGCGATTTGGGCTTTATATTCCTGGTCAAACTTCACATAAAAATTCCCAACCAGCTTGTCACCTTTCAAACCGACACTTTCAGGTGTTTGTCCGTTGCCAAATTTTTGCCAGGCCAACATCGATTTGCAGATATGAATTCCACGGTCATTGATAATTTGAGTTTTATAGACTTTTTTTCCTGAAGCCTTTATGATTTCAGAAACAGCATATCCTAAAAGATTATTTCGAACGTGACCAAGATGTAAAGGTTTGTTTGTA is part of the Flavobacterium sangjuense genome and harbors:
- the ffh gene encoding signal recognition particle protein, giving the protein MFNNLSDKLDKAFHILKGHGKITEVNVAETLKEVRRALLDADVNFKIAKDFTTRVKEKAIGENVLTTLQPGQLLVKIVKDELTELMGGDATGINLSGNPTVILMSGLQGSGKTTFSGKLANYLKTKKNKKPLLVACDIYRPAAINQLQVVGGQVGVEVYAEPENKNPVDISLKAIAYAKSNGFNVVIIDTAGRLAVDEEMMTEIANVHAAVKPQETLFVVDAMTGQDAVNTAKAFNDRLNFDGVILTKLDGDTRGGAAISIKSVVDKPIKFIGTGEKMEAIDVFYPSRMAERILGMGDVVSLVERAQEQYDEEEARKIQKKIAKNEFGFDDFLAQIQQVKKMGNMKDLVGMIPGAGKALKDVEIEDDAFKHIEAIIHSMTPKERSKPAIIDMKRKTRIAKGSGRKIEEVNQLMKQFDQMSKMMKMMQGGGGKNLMKMMGGMR
- a CDS encoding DUF1456 family protein → MNNNDIFKKLRVALQLRDDQIVEIMQLVDFRISAAELGAFFRNADHPKYMECGDQVLRNFLNGLVIHLRGTKESPKNAMDVIRQNQDAVKKNITEKPKVEFKPKTEFKPKTDTKKKPFNPKDKKPAQKIQVVEKVQYKNGKNKK
- a CDS encoding DUF1772 domain-containing protein; the encoded protein is MKTTLLFVSISLASGLLLVNVYNSLIDTRSWGSDLPNSIAVARDYFKMINPGNFYRIFSPLNQLLALLSLILFWKVSPAIRLYLGISLVLYVLVDALTFAYFYPRNDIMFKTAQLTDIPTLKKAWSEWNMMNWVRSLLLLIGVVFSYLSLHKIYMQK
- a CDS encoding bifunctional 5,10-methylenetetrahydrofolate dehydrogenase/5,10-methenyltetrahydrofolate cyclohydrolase, which translates into the protein MKLLDGKKISNDIKTEITAEVNKMKANGEKVPHLAAVIVGNDGASLTYVGSKVKACELVGFESTLVKMPSTTSETELLKKIAELNDDDSIDGFIVQLPLPEQIDTQKILMAIDPSKDVDGFHPENFGKMALDMTTFIPATPFGILELLERYNVETKGKHTVVIGRSHIVGRPMSILMGRKGFPGNSTVTLTHSYTKNIAQITTQADIIITALGVPNYLKAEMIKDDAVVIDVGITRVADENDARGYRITGDVDFDAVSKKASYITPVPGGVGPMTIAMLLKNTLLAREQKRQRLA
- a CDS encoding T9SS type A sorting domain-containing protein, with protein sequence MSTAQQVTTVAGSTQGFADGPVATAQFFSPLGVAVDAGGNLYVADGWNNKIRKITPAGIVSTLAGSTQGFSDGAGGSAQFYHPFGVATDTAGNVYVADTENNKIRKITPAGVVSTLAGSGTCGFLNGSGATAQFCSPTGVVTDATGNVYVADLINHRIRKITPTGVVSTLAGGATYGFADGSGTAAKFNAPRGVTIDAAGNVYVADSENNKIRKITPAGMVSTLAGSTVGFADGTGSAAQFYYPFGVATDPAGNLYVADAYNNKIRKITPTGVVSTLAGSTQGFADGAGVSAQFHFPEGVAIDSAGNIYIGDQSNERIRKITQQLGVTHNNIDSKITVYPNPVTTVLTLQLENDCSLDKISITDLSGKIILQTQNSNTINVENLAKGIYIMEAYSGEDKYVSKFVKE
- a CDS encoding excinuclease ABC subunit B, with product MNDYKERLALLSEMIAFSVVDGRLHEREYLFLAMIAEELQVEKGDFKSLFHQEEYPIVIKSEFERIQQFYRLALLMHCDGVLHEREQNKIHEIGINMGLNPHAIKRVLKAMQDSPTKLISPEFLLEVFQEQLN
- a CDS encoding alpha/beta hydrolase produces the protein MKQFLSFLFLFVLCNANAQQSTASKQVSSYTIDAPQLKTSKKIWVYLPKNYTASTKKYPVIYMHDGQNLFDTSTAPYGEWNIDETLDSINAQVIVIGIEHGGDKRIEELTPYKNAKYGGGKADDYLDFVVKTLKPKVDSTYRTKTNAKSTAIFGSSLGGLVSFYAAIKYPDVFGKVGCFSPSFWFGRNEMNDLLAKTKDFHTKVYFLCGDNEGDDDVIRDMKRVEHWVNTKRCECKKLNKEVIVKGGQHNEKMWRENFKKAYLWLF